From the Micromonospora echinofusca genome, the window CTCACCACGAGCCAGCTGCCGGCCGGCACGGCGAGCATGGCGGGATCGAGCTGGAGCAGGCGGGCGAGCACCTCGGGCCGCCCCGCGCCGGCCGGGCCGACGCCGATCACGGCCAGCGGCTCCTCCGGCCGGGGTTCGGTCGCCCCCAGCCGGACGGGCAGTCGCCCCCGACGGGGCAGCTCGGCCGCCGCGGCGACGTCGCCGTCGGGCACTCCGACGGCGGGGAGAGGGCCGGGCTTCATCGAAAGCGGCCTCCCGTGGCAGGCGACCGGCAGCGGCCGGCCGCGTGGAAACGTCCGGTGAGGGCACCCGGATGCCGGAAGAGTACGGGCGACCGGGCCCCCGGACCGAACACTTCGAATACTCAGGGGTAACCACGAGACTACTCAACTTCGGTGCGTGACGAAGTGCACGCGGACGGATTCCGGTCGATATGCTGCCCCGATGAGTCGGTGGGGTTTCGTCGGCCGTACGGATGAGCTCAACCGTCTGCTGTCGGCGGTGACCGGCGCGGAGGGGCGGGGCCTCTTCTTCTGCGGCAGCGCGGGCATCGGCAAGAGCCGGCTGCTGCGCGAGGGGGTGGCGGCCCTGCCGCGCGACGGGTACGCCGTCTGGTCGATCGCGGCCAGCGCCACCACCGCCGCGCTCCCCTTCGGCGGTCTCGTCCAGGTGCTCCCCACCGAGCAGCCGCACGGCCTCTCCCCCGCCGGCATCCTGCGCTGGGCGGTGGACGTGCTGCAACAGCAGGCCGCCGGCCGTCGCATCGTGCTCGCCGTCGACGACGCGCACCTGCTCGACCCGCCGTCCGCGGCGCTGGTGCACCTGGTCGCGCGGGCCGACAACGCCACGGTCATCGGCACCTCGCGCGACGGCGAGCAACTCCCGCTGCCGATCCGGGCCCTGTGGACCGACGGTCTGGTCGACCACGTCGAGCTGAAGCCGCTGCCGCCGGCCCAGACCACCCGGCTGCTCTCCGAGATCCTGCGGGGACCGGTCGACGCCACCTCCGCCGACCGGCTCGGCCGGCTCTCCGAGGGCAACCCGCTGCTGCTGCGCGAGCTGGTGTTCGCCGCCGACCGGGGTGAGCTGACCCGCACGTACGGGATCTGGAAGTGGACCGGCCGGCTGGAGCTGGCCCCCAACCTGGCCGACCTGATCGACATCCGGATAGGCCAGCTCACCTCGGGCGTACGCGGGGTGGTGGAGCTGGTCGCCTTCGGCGAGCCGCTCGGGCTGCACCTGCTCAACCAGGCCGCCGACCCGGTGGACGTGGAGACCGCCGAGGAGCGCGGGCTGATCGCCGTGGAGCACGACGACCGGCGGGCCAACGTGCGGCTGGCCCACCCGCTCTACGGCGAGGTGATGCGCCGCCGCTGCCCGGTGAGCCGGACGCGGCGGTTGCAGGCCCGCCTCGCCGAGCTGCTGGAGCTGGTCGGCAAGCGACGCCGCGACGACCTGCTCCGGGTGGCCGTCTGGCGGCTCGACTCGGGCACCGCGCAGGATCCGGCCCTGCTGCTCGACGCGGCCGGGCAGGCGTTCGCCCGCTACGACGTACCGCTGGCGACCCGGCTGGCCCGCGCGGCGCTCGACGCGGGCGGGGGCTTCGACGCGGCGGAGCTGCTGGCCACCATCCTGATGTTCGGCGACCGCCCGGACGAGGCGATCGAGGTGCTGGACGCGGTCGCCACCGACATCGAGGGCGACCGGCGGTTGAGCCGCTGGCTGACCGTGCGGGGCATGGTCAGCTACTGGGGGCTGAGCCGGGAGTCCACGGTGGAGGAGATCGCGGCCCGCCGGTCGACCCTCGCCGACTCCGCCGACCAGGCGCGGGTGCTGGCCTTCGAGGGCATCATGCGGCTGCACCGGCTGGACACCGGCATCGCGCTGCGGCTCGGGCAGACGGTGCTGGACCGGCCGGCCGCGAGCGTCGCGGCCCGGGAGCTGGCCCGCAGCACGATCGCCCACCTCCAGGCGGCGCAGGGGCAGCTGCACCGCAGCGCCACCGCGATCAACAAGGTGCAGGCCGAGGCGGGCCGGTGGCGGGGCGACATGCCGTACCTGCAACTGGCCCTGGAGCTGGCCCGGGGCACCCGGCTGGCGCTCGCCGGCGACCTGGCCGGCATCGACGCCATCGTGGCCGACGAGTTCGCCGACCTGGCCGGCGCCGGGGACTTCCGGCTCGGCACCGGCTACCTGGCCATCCTCCAGGCGTACGCGGCCCGGCTGCGCGGCCAGAGCGACACGGCGCTGCGCACCAGCCTCGGCGCCTGCGCGGTGCTCGCCACCAGCCGGGTGTACGCGGGCCTGGCCCAGGCCGAACGCGCCCAGGCGGCGGCGCTGCGGGGCGACGCCGCACAGGCGGCGGAGGCCATGGCGGAGGCCGACCGCACCCACGCCCCCGGCATGGTCGTGCTCTACCCGTGGCTGGAGCAGGCCCGCAGCGCCGTGCTCGCCGCCGGTGGCGACGTGTCCGGCGCCGTCAAGCACCTGACCGGGCTGGCCGACCGGCTACGCGCGGACGGCCTCGCCGGCCACGAGGTGCACGTGCTGCACGACCTGGTCCGGCTGGGCCAGGCGGCCGCGCCGCTCGGGCCGACCTGCTCCGACGGCAGCCGGCGCACCGTCGCGCAGCGGCTCGCCGAGCTCTCCGAACGGGTCGACGGGGTGCTGCCGCCGCTGCTCGCCCGGCACGCCCGGGCCGCCGTGGGCGGCTCCGCCGACGAGCTGCTGGCGGTCGCCGACGGCTTCGACGCGCTGGACCTGGCCGTCTACGCGGTGGAGGCCACCGCCGCCGCCCTGGACCGGCTGCGCCGGCAGCGGTCCCCGGCGGCGGCCCCGGCCCGCGAACGCCTCGCGGCCCTGCTCGGCCGCTGCGACCTGATCCGCACCCCGGCGTTGCGGGCGGGCTGCCCGGCGCTGAGCGAACGCGAGTGGCAGGTGGCGCGCCTCGCCGCCGACGGGGTGACCAGCCGGGCCATCGCCGAGCGGCTCTTCCTCTCCGCCCGCACGGTGGAGAACCACCTCCAGCGCATCTACGGCAAGCTCGGCGTCGCCGGGCGGGCGGAGCTGCGGGCCGCCCTCCAGGCGATCCCGGGCCACGAGGGCGGCGAGAGCGGGTGAACCCTAGGCTGGGGAGGTGAGCACCCTTCGCCCCGCGCTGCTGACCGACCACTACGAGCTGACCATGGTCAGTGCCGCCCTGCGCGACGGCACCGCCGACCGCCGCTGCGTCTTCGAGGTGTTCAGCCGTCGGCTGCCCGCCGGCCGGCGCTACGGCGTGGTCGCCGGCACCGGCCGGCTGATCGAGCTGATCCGCGACTTCCGCTTCGACGCCGACGAGGTCGACTTCCTGCGGCGTACCGGGGTGGTCGACGAGCAGGCCGCCGCCTGGCTGCGCGACTACCGCTTCACCGGCGACGTCGAGGGCTACGCCGAGGGCGAGCTGTTCTTCCCCAGCTCGCCGATCCTCACCGTCTCCGGCGGCTTCGCGGAGTGCGTGGTGCTGGAGACGCTCATCCTCTCGGTGCTCAACCACGACAGCGCCGTCGCCGCCGCCGCCGCGCGGATGGTGACCGCGGCGCGCGGCCGGACCCTGATCGAGATGGGTTCCCGGCGCGCGCACGAGGAGGCGGCGGTGGCCGCGGCGCGGGCCGCGTACCTGGCCGGGTTCCGGTTCACCTCCAACCTCGCCGCCGGGCGGCGCTACGGCATCCCGACCGCTGGCACGGCCGCACACGCGTTCACGCTGCTGCACTCCGACGAGCGGGCCGCGTTCGCCTCGCAGGTCGCCACGCTGGGCAAGGACACCACGCTGCTGGTCGACACGTACGACATCAGCCA encodes:
- a CDS encoding LuxR C-terminal-related transcriptional regulator, producing the protein MSRWGFVGRTDELNRLLSAVTGAEGRGLFFCGSAGIGKSRLLREGVAALPRDGYAVWSIAASATTAALPFGGLVQVLPTEQPHGLSPAGILRWAVDVLQQQAAGRRIVLAVDDAHLLDPPSAALVHLVARADNATVIGTSRDGEQLPLPIRALWTDGLVDHVELKPLPPAQTTRLLSEILRGPVDATSADRLGRLSEGNPLLLRELVFAADRGELTRTYGIWKWTGRLELAPNLADLIDIRIGQLTSGVRGVVELVAFGEPLGLHLLNQAADPVDVETAEERGLIAVEHDDRRANVRLAHPLYGEVMRRRCPVSRTRRLQARLAELLELVGKRRRDDLLRVAVWRLDSGTAQDPALLLDAAGQAFARYDVPLATRLARAALDAGGGFDAAELLATILMFGDRPDEAIEVLDAVATDIEGDRRLSRWLTVRGMVSYWGLSRESTVEEIAARRSTLADSADQARVLAFEGIMRLHRLDTGIALRLGQTVLDRPAASVAARELARSTIAHLQAAQGQLHRSATAINKVQAEAGRWRGDMPYLQLALELARGTRLALAGDLAGIDAIVADEFADLAGAGDFRLGTGYLAILQAYAARLRGQSDTALRTSLGACAVLATSRVYAGLAQAERAQAAALRGDAAQAAEAMAEADRTHAPGMVVLYPWLEQARSAVLAAGGDVSGAVKHLTGLADRLRADGLAGHEVHVLHDLVRLGQAAAPLGPTCSDGSRRTVAQRLAELSERVDGVLPPLLARHARAAVGGSADELLAVADGFDALDLAVYAVEATAAALDRLRRQRSPAAAPARERLAALLGRCDLIRTPALRAGCPALSEREWQVARLAADGVTSRAIAERLFLSARTVENHLQRIYGKLGVAGRAELRAALQAIPGHEGGESG
- a CDS encoding nicotinate phosphoribosyltransferase — protein: MSTLRPALLTDHYELTMVSAALRDGTADRRCVFEVFSRRLPAGRRYGVVAGTGRLIELIRDFRFDADEVDFLRRTGVVDEQAAAWLRDYRFTGDVEGYAEGELFFPSSPILTVSGGFAECVVLETLILSVLNHDSAVAAAAARMVTAARGRTLIEMGSRRAHEEAAVAAARAAYLAGFRFTSNLAAGRRYGIPTAGTAAHAFTLLHSDERAAFASQVATLGKDTTLLVDTYDISQGIRNAIAVAGPDLRAVRIDSGDLAVIAQQSRELLDSLGATETKIIVSGDLDEYAIASLAAEPVDMYGAGTAVVTGSGAPTAGLVYKLVEVEGRPVVKRSEHKATIGGRKVAVRRHKPTGTATEEIVVPQGVPDPRPNDRLLQHSFLAGGEPVERPTLDESREHLRQCLISIPWEGLKLSAGDPAIPVTVVPAD